From the genome of Anopheles moucheti chromosome 3, idAnoMoucSN_F20_07, whole genome shotgun sequence, one region includes:
- the LOC128301709 gene encoding vesicle transport through interaction with t-SNAREs homolog 1A has protein sequence MELIQDYEQQYAVQTAEITAQIGRIAVASGAERNKLISDVDRQLEESQELLEQIGLEIRDIPQNLRAAYTSRLNCYQAEWKRLQQEFNNAKVARSKAGYDSSVDDFDEIGIQEDQKRRLLDNTERLERTSNYLNDAYRVSIETEQIGTQVLADLSQQRETIQRSRGRLRETDADLSRSSRILNSMIMRAMREKFILVVVVVAIFLVLILSIYFSIS, from the exons ATGGAGCTGATACAGGACTACGAACAACAATATGCCGTGCAGACGGCCGAAATTACTGCTCAGATTGGTCGAATTGCGGTTGCAAGTGGAG CGGAACGCAATAAACTGATTTCCGACGTCGACCGCCAGCTGGAAGAATCGCAAGAATTGCTGGAACAAATCGGACTGGAGATTCGTGACATTCCACAGAATTTGCGTGCCGCGTACACCTCACGATTGAACTGTTATCAGGCCGAATGGAAACGATTGCAGCAAGAGTTCAATAATGCGAAAGTGGCCCGATCGAAGGCAGGGTACGATTCATCGGTGGATGATTTTGACGAGATAGGCATACAGGAGGACCAGAAACGGCGGTTGCTAGATAATACGGAACGGTTGGAACGTACCAGCAACTATCTGAACGATGCGTACCGCgtttcgatcgaaacggaacagATAGGCACACAGGTTCTGGCCGACCTTAGTCAGCAGCGAGAAACCATTCAGCGATCGAGAGGAAGG CTTCGTGAGACGGATGCTGATTTGAGCCGATCTTCCCGGATTCTGAACTCAATGATTATGCGTGCAATGCGTGAGAAGTTCATTCTCGTTGTCGTGGTAGTGGCTATATTTCTTGTCCTTATCTTAAGTATTTATTTCTCCATATCGTAA
- the LOC128301708 gene encoding general transcription factor 3C polypeptide 5: protein MMDYSSKTAYEHEFHRNFVCIVYPGIVRNPDRMVETLGGIREISTTFGQEKRRLELRFRPDCIYSKPAYGDGRPTTGLVLKVKVQRRKSQPEYRSISSVKIMGCVRRCYNFDSLCDFQQLPAFHMPTTGKVECVHNEIVPKGVNTASPLEKSANVPFFLPPINFSRNDTMNTFVLREPKKNRSSSIDNCYRRRRQKYGIYNTFSLTDPIPEKATVQALQMLTKKVVTGQEVDVVRAAFKTRPIWTKNALINVNKLEFSSQTLGVILPSIAFYYVNGPWRGTWVRYGYDPRKHFEARVYQLLDFRVRSIGSVHECIKIKRLSLTKVNYRMAESVSLYKDDEQNFVNSTFDEDTVPPYRVIYYQYCDIHLKKIQEMLKKVPSPKNGTVCDERNGWLPYRFDDQCRNIMMEIVLNNIRRLSEANPEVCSAMESVEDDDDEEADEGEMSGFEDDEEEELEGNIDSMDDSITD, encoded by the exons ATGATGGATTACAGTTCAAAAACTGCCTACGAACATGAATTTCATAGAAATTTTGTGTGTATCGTATATCCTGGAATTGTACGCAACCCAGATCGCATGGTGGAAACATTGGGAGGCATCCGCGAAATAAGTACC ACATTCGGGCAAGAGAAACGGCGGCTAGAGTTACGATTCCGCCCAGACTGCATTTACTCCAAACCTGCGTATGGTGATGGACGGCCGACGACTGGGCTTGTGCTGAAGGTGAAGGTTCAACGTAGAAAATCCCAACCAGAATACAGATCCATCAGCTCGGTCAAGATTATGGGCTGCGTTCGACGGTGCTATAATTTCGATTCACTGTGCGACTTTCAACAGCTACCCGCGTTTCATATGCCTACGACCGGGAAAGTGGAATGTGTGCACAATGAAATTGTTCCGAAGGGAGTCAACACAGCAAGTCCCTTGGAAAAATCAGCGAACGTTCCGTTTTTTCTACCGCCCATTAATTTCAGTCGTAACGATACAATGAATACGTTCGTATTGCGTGAGCCGAAGAAAAATAGGAGTTCATCGATCGATAACTGTTACCGAAGACGGCGGCAAAAGTACGGTATCTATAACACATTTTCGCTAACCGACCCCATTCCAGAGAAAGCCACTGTCCAGGCGCTGCAAATGCTGACAAAAAAAGTCGTCACAGGACAGGAAGTGGATGTGGTACGGGCCGCTTTTAAGACGCGCCCCATATGGACAAAGAATGCACTGATCAACGTTAACAAGCTCGAGTTTAGCTCCCAAACACTGGGTGTCATTCTACCGTCCATCGCTTTCTACTACGTGAACGGTCCTTGGCGTGGTACGTGGGTGCGTTATGGGTACGATCCGCGGAAGCATTTCGAGGCACGCGTCTATCAGCTGCTAGACTTTCGCGTGCGTTCCATCGGTTCGGTGCACGAGTGCATCAAAATTAAGCGACTGTCGCTTACGAAAGTGAACTATCGCATGGCGGAATCGGTGTCGCTGTATAAGGACGATGAGCAAAATTTCGTCAACAGTACGTTCGACGAGGATACTGTTCCACCGTATCGCGTGATATACTATCAGTATTGTGACATTCATCTGAAAAAGATACAAGAGATGCTGAAAAAAGTCCCCTCACCCAAGAATGGGACGGTGTGTGACGAGCGCAATGGATGGTTACCGTACCGGTTCGATGATCAGTGTCGCAACATCATGATGGAGATTGTGCTAAACAACATACGGAGACTGAGCGAGGCGAACCCGGAAGTATGCAGCGCAATGGAATCGGTGgaagatgatgacgatgaggaGGCTGATGAGGGTGAGATGTCAGGATTCGAGGACGATGAAGAGGAAGAATTGGAAGGCAACATCGATTCGATGGACGATTCGATAACGGATTGA
- the LOC128301707 gene encoding collagen alpha-1(I) chain-like, with translation MRERGNESRRFKVLVFCVLLGVSCLVPKVEAVKTKSRSKSSSSSSSSGRVSKPSSTSYSNPGSLSYNNYQAKPAPVKPAPKPSAPVDTSNQRNIGWNVNNQAKPAGSVAQPAANKPPYPVQSNAAKPPYPVQATHNTHQTHSAPGAPPPPYSHGPPPPYSAVNNPNMNSRFNEQPPMYSPGNQGFRPGQPGFGQPGSYGQPGGFGQPMGGYGGSGYHPPATGFGAPHGTFQGGGFAPPVNYAPAPSFPVAAIPVGAYKPQSSGIGVGGIAAGIGTGLIAGAAGSALYNALRPEDRGRYRDNGVTIINNHAPAAPAAPAAPAAGATPVEGAAPAPVQTSGVAAVPNAPPASGTNGQSGVPLAPMPGAAEPDSSNPMSQAPVQTAPAETTTVDPNAKQYIPPPGQYYPATGQYVPPGEYDPTTGIFTPGRYIPETNIFQSGLYDPLSQMFTPGRYDANGQFIPDPEHPPLSLAPNNSAAPPETVTPATASQYKTTSGATMQTISLLTALGALIFSGSLRVIICF, from the coding sequence ATGAGAGAAAGAGGTAATGAAAGCAGGCGCTTCAAAGTGCTAGTCTTTTGCGTACTGTTGGGCGTTTCGTGCCTGGTTCCGAAGGTCGAAGCAGTGAAGACAAAAAGTCGCAGCAAAAGCTCGTCTTCGTCATCCTCTTCTGGTCGTGTTTCGAAACCTAGCTCGACCAGCTACAGTAATCCGGGAAGTTTGAGCTACAACAACTACCAAGCGAAACCAGCCCCTGTGAAGCCCGCTCCGAAGCCATCTGCTCCAGTGGATACTTCGAACCAGCGCAATATTGGATGGAATGTGAACAATCAGGCAAAACCAGCAGGTTCCGTTGCGCAGCCTGCTGCCAATAAACCTCCCTATCCGGTACAGTCTAATGCAGCTAAGCCTCCGTACCCGGTACAGGCAACACATAATACACATCAGACCCACTCGGCTCCGGGAGCTCCTCCGCCACCATACTCCCATGGACCACCGCCGCCATATTCGGCCGTGAACAATCCTAACATGAACTCACGCTTCAATGAACAACCGCCAATGTATAGTCCAGGAAATCAAGGTTTCCGACCGGGTCAACCAGGTTTTGGCCAACCGGGCTCGTACGGTCAACCCGGAGGATTTGGTCAACCAATGGGAGGATATGGAGGTTCTGGCTATCATCCTCCAGCAACTGGATTCGGTGCACCCCATGGCACATTCCAGGGTGGTGGCTTTGCTCCACCGGTCAATTATGCTCCAGCACCTTCGTTCCCTGTGGCGGCCATTCCGGTTGGTGCGTACAAACCGCAGAGCTCCGGAATTGGTGTTGGTGGAATTGCAGCTGGTATTGGAACGGGTTTGATAGCAGGAGCTGCTGGATCGGCTCTGTACAATGCGCTTCGTCCGGAGGATCGTGGACGGTACCGTGATAACGGTGTGACAATCATCAACAATCatgcaccagcagcaccagccgCACCAGCTGCACCGGCTGCCGGGGCAACTCCAGTGGAAGGAGCAGCACCAGCCCCGGTTCAAACTTccggtgttgctgctgtaccGAATGCACCTCCAGCATCTGGTACCAACGGTCAATCAGGTGTCCCATTAGCTCCAATGCCTGGAGCTGCCGAGCCCGATAGTTCGAACCCAATGTCTCAAGCACCTGTTCAAACTGCTCCCGCTGAAACGACCACCGTCGATCCAAATGCTAAGCAGTATATTCCACCACCGGGTCAGTATTATCCCGCCACCGGACAGTATGTCCCACCGGGTGAATACGATCCAACAACGGGAATCTTCACACCGGGACGGTACATACCTGAGACGAACATTTTCCAGTCGGGTTTGTACGATCCACTGTCTCAAATGTTTACTCCCGGCCGTTATGACGCCAACGGACAGTTCATCCCGGATCCGGAACATCCACCGCTGTCATTGGCACCGAATAATAGTGCAGCTCCACCGGAAACAGTCACACCCGCCACTGCATCACAGTACAAAACTACGAGTGGAGCCACCATGCAGACGATATCGCTTTTAACGGCCCTTGGGGCATTAATCTTTTCGGGCAGCTTGCGTGTGATTatctgtttttaa
- the LOC128304524 gene encoding uncharacterized protein LOC128304524 has translation MGICLDTEKNNTASDIEDPDWKGGGPSTRSAVVRTPKSAITGMQNTGKVKFDPPKVPVIFVLGGPGSGKVTHCDTLMQERRGVTHINMMDLLQQYAIGNDMQDFSQLSSRTVTEVLMLEMKMSPAAKTYLVSGYPRSMRDVVEYSEKIQVINGVILISWRQAILQKQIDYGAKLGHVVLSLAKMELENFFKNVMPVADYFDQSDMLIAINGERSPSEVYKDFRTAVLDILGAQENQEALLNGVAGMGRGVDDIPGSIVSVDTAPSQPKVIAAPAHQVELNHTRTPPPPANGARPSNAVDQMARPTSHGLLHRQQSRTSLHQTTGETATVGGYGEASPERFRHRGSLPPPVIWVIGGPGSNKATLCLKAVGTNPGWGHFSVGRSLRAVAESGPRVGSDNYAVKEAITAGEMVPKKSLDALIQGQLMQLAEKRGVIIDGYPRDMEQVADFERKYNQKPPIILLDCSKLQLGRGRLDDTVSSFRRRLELFRELTLPMLKEMDTAGRLTIVDGDTDSPSVQREFERIVRANMERVLNSGLAETDPDRNDDIPPVQIGTFKTVLQQTQRNSMDAIVQDLDTEMPGAVPTISHHVSLANGHLPGSGKPGPAKNGYVPNGRPNFRNMLEEADSYPIDSHI, from the exons ATGGGTATTTGTCTAGATACAG aaaaaaacaacactgcgTCCGACATAGAGGACCCAGACTGGAAAGGCGGTGGACCGAGCACGCGTTCCGCCGTGGTACGCACCCCCAAAAGTGCCATAACCGGGATGCAGAACACCGGCAAGGTGAAGTTCGATCCACCGAAAGTGCCCGTCATATTCGTGCTAG GTGGCCCCGGTAGTGGTAAAGTAACGCACTGCGATACTCTGATGCAGGAGCGCCGCGGTGTTACGCACATCAACATGATGGACCTGCTGCAACAGTACGCCATCGGGAATG ATATGCAAGACTTCTCCCAGCTTTCCTCGCGAACGGTCACCGAGGTACTGATGctggaaatgaaaatgtcaCCAGCTGCCAAAACCTACCTTGTATCCGGATATCCACGATCGATGCGGGACGTCGTCGAGTACTCGGAAAAG ATCCAGGTAATCAACGGTGTGATACTGATATCTTGGCGCCAGGCCATACTACAGAAGCAGATCGATTACGGTGCCAAGCTGGGCCATGTGGTACTCTCGTTGGCCAAGATGGAGCTGGAGAACTTCTTCAAGAACGTCATGCCCGTGGCGGACTACTTCGACCAGAGCGATATGCTGATCGCG ATAAACGGTGAGCGATCGCCATCGGAGGTGTACAAAGACTTTCGCACCGCCGTACTAGACATACTCGGTGCGCAAGAAAATCAGGAAGCACTGTTAAATGGAGTCGCAGGTATGGGCAGGGGCGTAGATGACATACCCGGCAGTATAGTTAGTGTAGACACGGCACCTAGTCAACCTAAGGTCATTGCAGCTCCCGCACATCAAGTAGAATTAAATCATACTCGCACGCCTCCGCCCCCAGCAAATGGTGCCCGACCGTCGAATGCGGTGGACCAGATGGCGCGCCCCACGTCGCACGGGTTGCTACACCGGCAACAGTCACGTACCAGCCTGCACCAGACAACTGGCGAGACGGCCACCGTGGGTGGGTATGGTGAGGCATCGCCCGAACGTTTCCGACACCGTGGATCCCTGCCACCGCCTGTGATCTGGGTGATTGGAGGTCCTGGCAGTAATAAAGCTACGCTGTGTCTAAAGGCGGTAGGAACCAATCCCGGCTGGGGTCATTTCAG TGTGGGGCGATCGTTGCGAGCTGTGGCCGAATCAGGACCACGCGTAGGGTCGGATAACTACGCGGTGAAGGAAGCGATAACGGCGGGCGAGATGGTACCGAAGAAATCGCTGGACGCGTTGATACAGGGTCAGCTGATGCAGCTGGCCGAAAAGCGCGGAGTTATCATCGATGGATATCCCCGGGACATGGAGCAGGTCGCCGATTTCGAGCGAAAG TACAACCAAAAGCCTCCAATAATTCTGCTGGACTGCTCGAAGCTGCAGCTCGGACGTGGGCGACTGGATGACACCGTGTCTTCATTTCGCCGCCGATTGGAGCTGTTCCGGGAGCTAACGCTTCCGATGCTCAAAGAGATGGATACCGCGGGTCGGCTCACCATC GTTGACGGAGACACGGACAGCCCATCGGTACAGCGCGAGTTCGAGCGGATCGTTCGCGCCAACATGGAGCGGGTGTTGAACTCCGGCCTCGCCGAGACCGACCCCGACAGGAACGATGACATTCCGCCGGTGCAAATAGGCACCTTCAAGACCGTGCTGCAACAGACGCAGCGTAACAGCATGGATGCGATCGTGCAAGACCTCGACACGGAAATGCCGGGCGCGGTACCAACGATTAGCCATCACGTGAGTCTTGCTAACGGGCACCTCCCGGGAAGTGGTAAGCCGGGCCCGGCCAAGAACGGGTACGTCCCGAACGGGCGTCCCAATTTCCGCAACATGCTGGAGGAAGCGGACAGCTACCCGATAGATTCACACATCTAG